One Setaria viridis chromosome 5, Setaria_viridis_v4.0, whole genome shotgun sequence genomic region harbors:
- the LOC117855607 gene encoding uncharacterized protein isoform X2: protein MAAAAARSLLRSSASLLRAAPARSSTSSAATRPPLRRALAAPPRLLRSPVESSFCVESLLPLHSATAGARMTSMLAIPGRGLGWLTQGPDEIR from the exons atggccgccgccgccgcaaggtCGCTTCTCCGCTCGTCGGCCTCCCTTCTCCGCGCTGCCCCGGCGAGgtcctccacctcgtcggctGCGACACGTCCGCCTCTTCGGCGCGCGTTGGCTGCTCCTCCCCGCCTCCTCAG GTCGCCCGTCGAGTCGAGCTTCTGCGTGGAGTCGCTTCTGCCGCtgcacagcgccaccgccggcgcgcggATGACGTCCATGCTTGCCATCCCTGGCCGAGGCCTCGGCTGGCTCACCCAAG GACCTGATGAAATTAGATGA
- the LOC117855607 gene encoding protein NUCLEAR FUSION DEFECTIVE 6, mitochondrial isoform X1 → MAAAAARSLLRSSASLLRAAPARSSTSSAATRPPLRRALAAPPRLLRSPVESSFCVESLLPLHSATAGARMTSMLAIPGRGLGWLTQAETDGV, encoded by the exons atggccgccgccgccgcaaggtCGCTTCTCCGCTCGTCGGCCTCCCTTCTCCGCGCTGCCCCGGCGAGgtcctccacctcgtcggctGCGACACGTCCGCCTCTTCGGCGCGCGTTGGCTGCTCCTCCCCGCCTCCTCAG GTCGCCCGTCGAGTCGAGCTTCTGCGTGGAGTCGCTTCTGCCGCtgcacagcgccaccgccggcgcgcggATGACGTCCATGCTTGCCATCCCTGGCCGAGGCCTCGGCTGGCTCACCCAAG ctgaaacggatggagtatga
- the LOC117855600 gene encoding probable metal-nicotianamine transporter YSL1 has protein sequence MAGEDVTGEHVDSKEHEEEDASSVEAIFAGQPPAPWWRQVTVRSVAASVVLGTVFSFMAMRLGFTTGVVPSFNMPASLVSFFVISSWTRLLGRCGVPTPPFTRQENVVVQTCVIACATLAFYGGFMTSLPAMSPTVARAAGGPGTGTNVYTLHAGKMIAYSFLTGFSSLFITLLLTKVMILDYKLLYPSGSAIAGLVNSFHTPKGAATAKLQVAALLRSLVGSFGWAAFQWFYTGGDGCGFQAFPLFGLDAYEKRFYFDFSPSLVGVGIICPFMVNLSLLVGAVLSSGILWPILQAKQGSWYTDPSPSSLRGLNGYKVPMGISLVLGDCLFQLTAVTIRTARSFHHRRQTSQQQPDEEPAARSYDERRRIQSFQSGQIPTSFALAGYALLAAVVTVLLPTIFPQVRFYHVAVCYAMAPLMAFCSSYASGLTDWSLGTIYGKLAIFIFGAWVGEASGGAIAGLVAGSIVVVVIGNSSELMHDFKSAYLTLTSPRSMFASQVIGTALGCVINPLLFLGFQKMVAKGHLGEPGSPYPAPMAMAYRGIADISVEGIRTLPKHSIMLCIPCFCAALFVDALAAVAAACKWRIRGCIPNIMAMAIPFFVGPTFTIDMFLGSLMVVVWKRVDKQAANLLSIVVASGLICGDGLWALPSLLLAMFKVQPPICMKFLSTFQHDQMQRHFVQYLAAPQPKHL, from the coding sequence ATGGCAGGAGAGGACGTCACCGGCGAGCATGTGGATTCCAAGGagcatgaggaggaggatgcgtCGTCGGTGGAGGCGATTTTCGCGGGTCAGCCTCCGGCGCCATGGTGGCGGCAGGTGACGGTGCGGTCAGTGGCGGCGAGCGTGGTGCTGGGCACGGTGTTCAGCTTCATGGCCATGCGGCTGGGGTTCACCACCGGCGTGGTGCCGTCCTTCAACATGCCGGCGAGCCTGGTGAGCTTCTTCGTGATCAGCTCGTGGACGCGGCTGCTGGGCCGCTGCGGCGTCCCCACCCCGCCCTTCACCCGCCAGGAGAACGTCGTCGTCCAGACCTGCGTCATCGCCTGCGCCACCCTCGCCTTCTACGGTGGCTTCATGACCTCCCTGCCGGCCATGTCCCCGACGGTGGCCAGAgccgccggcggccccggcaCCGGCACCAACGTCTACACGCTGCACGCCGGCAAGATGATCGCCTACAGCTTCCTCACCGGCTTCAGCAGCCTCTTCATCACGCTCCTCTTGACCAAGGTCATGATCCTGGACTACAAGCTGCTGTACCCATCTGGCTCCGCCATCGCCGGGCTCGTCAACAGCTTCCACACGCCCaagggggcggcgacggcgaagctGCAGGTGGCCGCTCTCCTGAGATCCCTGGTCGGAAGCTTCGGCTGGGCCGCCTTCCAGTGGTTCTACACGGGAGGAGACGGCTGCGGCTTCCAGGCCTTCCCGCTCTTCGGCCTCGACGCCTACGAGAAGCGCTTCTACTTCGACTTCTCGCCcagcctcgtcggcgtcggcatCATCTGCCCTTTCATGGTCAACCTCTCGCTGCTCGTCGGCGCCGTCCTCTCCTCCGGGATCCTCTGGCCCATCCTGCAGGCCAAGCAGGGGTCATGGTACACCGACCCTTCGCCGTCCAGCCTCAGAGGGCTCAACGGCTACAAGGTGCCCATGGGCATCTCCCTCGTGCTCGGGGACTGCCTCTTCCAGCTCACCGCCGTCACCATCAGGACGGCGCGCAGCTTCCACCACCGCCGGCAGACGAGCCAGCAGCAGCCCGACGAAGAGCCTGCAGCGAGGAGCTACGACGAACGCCGCCGCATCCAGAGCTTCCAGAGCGGCCAGATCCCCACCAGCTTCGCGCTCGCCGGCTACGCTCTCCTGGCAGCCGTCGTCAccgtcctcctccccaccaTCTTTCCGCAGGTCAGGTTCTACCACGTCGCCGTCTGCTACGCCATGGCCCCCCTCATGGCCTTCTGCAGCTCCTACGCGTCCGGCCTCACGGACTGGTCTCTCGGCACCATCTACGGCAAGCTCGCCATCTTCATCTTCGGGGCCTGGGTCGGCGAGGCCTCGGGTGGCGCCAtcgccggcctcgtcgccggcagcatcgtcgtcgtcgtcatcggcaACTCCTCGGAGCTCATGCACGACTTCAAGTCGGCCTACCTGACGCTCACCTCACCGCGCTCCATGTTCGCCAGCCAGGTCATCGGCACCGCACTCGGCTGCGTCATCAACCCGCTCCTCTTCCTCGGCTTCCAGAAGATGGTGGCCAAGGGCCACCTGGGAGAGCCCGGCTCGCCCTACCCGGCGCCCATGGCCATGGCCTACCGCGGCATCGCCGACATAAGCGTCGAAGGGATCAGGACACTCCCCAAGCACTCCATCATGCTCTGCATACCTTGCTTCTGCGCGGCGCTCTTCGTTGACGCCCTGGCGGCCGTCGCCGCAGCATGCAAGTGGAGGATCAGAGGCTGCATCCCAAACATCATGGCCATGGCGATCCCCTTCTTCGTCGGGCCAACCTTCACCATAGACATGTTCCTGGGGAGCCTCATGGTCGTCGTCTGGAAGAGGGTGGATAAGCAAGCGGCGAACCTGCTCTCCATCGTGGTGGCGTCTGGCCTCATCTGCGGAGATGGCCTCTGGGCGCTGCCGTCCTTGCTTCTCGCCATGTTCAAAGTCCAGCCACCTATCTGCATGAAGTTCCTCTCCACCTTCCAGCATGACCAAATGCAGCGCCATTTCGTCCAGTACTTGGCTGCTCCGCAACCAAAGCACTTGTAG